A single genomic interval of Zingiber officinale cultivar Zhangliang chromosome 4A, Zo_v1.1, whole genome shotgun sequence harbors:
- the LOC121970038 gene encoding AT-hook motif nuclear-localized protein 9-like, translating to MDGRDAMAMSGAASYYIAHRGIPGSQSGLHLTAQPGGRSISNLGTSLIAPPSSIGAAAFQVESPSAVSSQGVVRLGEGVSQAEPVKRKRGRPRKYGPDGSVALALSPISSSAPSGFAIGSRSASESGAPTQKRGRGRPPGTGRKQLLASFGEWVAGSAGMGFTPHVITIAVGEDIATKIMSFSQQGPRAVCILSANGVVSSVTLRQSATSGGVATYEGRFEILGLSGSYMTTDNGESRGRTGGLSISLSSPDGRVIGGGVAGVLKAATPVQVIVGSFIYTGFKAKNKAKVSIKTNHPEAALQFGDEQTTPFAAPPNANLTSPIIAGWPGSRQLDMRNAHIDIDLMRG from the exons ATGGATGGGAGAGATGCCATGGCGATGTCTGGCGCGGCCTCATACTACATAGCTCACAGAGGAATCCCTGGCTCCCAATCTGGATTGCACCTGACGGCACAGCCCGGCGGCCGTTCCATATCCAACCTCGGCACCAGTCTCATCGCCCCTCCCTCCAGCATTGGTGCAGCGGCGTTTCAGGTGGAGTCTCCGTCTGCGGTCTCGTCCCAGGGTGTCGTTCGACTTGGCGAAGGTGTGAGCCAGGCAGAGCCAGTGAAGAGAAAGAGAGGACGGCCTAGAAAGTATGGGCCGGACGGGAGTGTAGCCTTAGCACTGTCGCCTATTTCCTCCTCCGCGCCCTCTGGCTTTGCTATCGGATCTAGGTCAGCTTCAGAGTCTGGCGCTCCAACGCAGAAGCGAGGGAGAGGACGGCCCCCGGGCACTGGAAGGAAGCAATTGTTAGCATCGTTTG GTGAATGGGTTGCTGGTTCAGCTGGAATGGGCTTTACTCCACATGTCATAACGATTGCAGTCGGAGAG GATATCGCCACAAAGATTATGTCATTTTCACAACAGGGACCAAGAGCTGTTTGTATCCTCTCAGCAAACGGTGTTGTGTCTTCTGTGACCCTTCGGCAATCTGCAACATCTGGGGGCGTGGCCACTTATGAG GGCCGATTTGAAATTCTTGGTTTATCTGGTTCATACATGACGACTGACAATGGTGAATCACGGGGCAGAACTGGAGGACTGAGCATCTCCCTTTCCAGTCCCGATGGTCGGGTAATTGGCGGTGGCGTAGCCGGAGTGCTTAAAGCTGCCACCCCTGTACAG GTCATTGTTGGAAGTTTCATTTACACGGGCTTTAAGGCGAAGAACAAAGCAAAAGTTAGCATTAAAACAAACCACCCTGAAGCTGCACTTCAGTTTGGGGATGAGCAAACTACACCATTTGCGGCTCCTCCCAATGCAAACCTTACTTCTCCCATCATAGCGGGGTGGCCTGGATCAAGGCAGTTGGATATGAGGAATGCTCACATCGATATCGACTTGATGCGAGGGTAG